The Arachis ipaensis cultivar K30076 chromosome B10, Araip1.1, whole genome shotgun sequence DNA window cttctttgacctcAATTTCAAGCCTAATGGGaggggattcaattgtagataagaactcctcaatgattgaatccatctcttgatcaaccttttcaaagttttcaatcataatatgctttggaggttgtacaccctcctcaacatcaacatcaagcatcttggaagagggctctctaattctacatttccatggacttccaacatctcctaggtcttcaaccactccttccaactcaattatcttaacttcctccccttgtgacaattcttgcttcaactcctcttcttcaccttgaagctccaaactcactccctcactaagctccttggttgcttctcaacattcaacaatgagagttccttgatcgcataggcttaggcgggaggagaccatattatgaacggcttccgctatggtagctatcttggcttctagctccttgaactccttttggttctcttcttgccttcgaatgtaagaactaacacattcttggagagaatcatccattggaggtggtgtggaaaaagaaggttcattgtttgggaagaAAGTTTCATAATTGGGAGTTAGacagttggttcatcttggtaagggtatggaggtggtgtatattgaggtggttcttgagagtaattgtgtggTAATAGTGGTAgttctatgtgtggttcatatggttcataaggtggttggtatggtagataagaattagggtcatgatgaggtgtttggtggtagggagcttgtgagtaaggtggttcaaagtcatgttgagggggtggttcataggcatgtggtggtggttgttgacaatcacaataagggtcaccacatccattagattgatatgcattaggattggagtTATACCTATAAGgaaccggaggttgttgccaagaagggcgatcaatcctttgaggctccttctacctttgattgttccatccttgatgcatgttaccattgtagttcccatttcctacaacataatttgagccaaactcatagccaaagtgaggatgagaattcataatagcaaagagaataaaaacaagtactaataagaactaataaaaactaactcctaaatcaagcaaaactaacaaagaagcctattaacatatatacaatagccaataatataacaccattgcaactctccggtaacggcgccattaatttgatgatgAGAATTTATACCAGTTCGGAATtctacaaaataattccgttgttagtatagtccaaaccaatagtcaatcctcaaatcaaattaaatctagttttgtcacaagtacaaaccccaataagaattaatcgaagtatttagactctgggtcgtctcacaaggaattgcaatgaaatgatcaattattggctatgaagaacaaggggtttggttgataaaaggagcaataaaataaatgataagaaaagtaaagagagaaagcaattaaagaaagcaattaataaagagagacattcatggcaaggtttaagatcataggctttctatcttagtcattaatcataacaatacttaacaagaatttatcttatttcgtcatccccaatgttggaagaaggtgtaagttatcttccattagagaaagtcaaactaGACTAGTTAATTTCaagtcaaaaatcctaatcaagcactaattgaattagtaagagattagagtcattgagaatgatattaactaacaactctagatcaccaatctaaattgggtattaatgactcaagattgcccaattactctttctaagcatagaatgctcaaaatctactctaaagcccaaccaagcattttatcaaacatttggaaggcataaaaggaaagcatagtaaaaattcaagaataataaatctaccaactaccaattgcaagaaaagtaaattcataactcaaatcaacaattaaaagaacatcaaacattaaattttattcaatataaacaaaatccaacatgagcattcataaacataaaagagacgtagaagtaaaattgacaagagaactaagaagaatagagtagtggaaacaagaaattaagaaggaaacaagatgagaacatgaaaattgacctagatctaagatggaaatatcctaagaaccctaattctagagagaagagggagcttctctctctagaaactaagctacatgatgccaaaacttcaaaacaattgctccccccttgcttgggcttcaattctgcatgaaatacactcagaaacaagctAGATTTGGGCCtgagcagctcagaaatcgcccccagtgttttgcctttaagtgggtcacgtgcgagtatcggcgcgtacgcgccatgtgcacgTGCCCGTCGATTGGCTATTTcctcatccgcgcgtacgcgccttgtacgcgtgcgcgtcgccatgCGATATCACTTCTGCACGCgcgcgccttgtacgcttgcGCACCCATTgaagcattcccaatctttgtttcttcatgcattctccactttgtatgcttttctcctcatttcttctatccgatacttgtcttatgaacctgaaatcactcaacaaacacatcaaggcatcgaatggaattaaagtgagttaaaatcaccaatttaagggcctaaaaagcatgtttttacacttaaggataattcaagggagaattacaaaaccatgctatttcatttaataaatgtgagaaaagttgataaaatctcccaaattaagcataagataaaccacaaaatcggggtttatcagccaCCCTCCCTTCGTTGCTTCGCATTTACATTGTGAATGTCCCTTGTTCTGTAGGGGACATTATGATACCCGCCGACTAGGATCGCCATGAAATCGTGGATTCGTGAGACACCAATGCCCTCTTTGTGCATGTCGTTCATCTGCTCAATGTCCGCTTTGCTCATCCTCCGATGGCATGGAAGCATGGAAGAAAATTGCAATTCAAGAATGGGGTGGTTTATGCGCGTCTGAAAAGTACACAACGTACCAATGTCCTGATTTATCGTCCATGCGAACATGCATCCTTGTAGGGCATCCCCACCGTGTCTCGGCCCTCGGCCTTTTTTGCCAGTTAGGAATTGAGTAGAACTTCGGTGATCGGTACCCTTGTCGGTGGCACACGAATTCCTGTCGTATCCTTACTTCGCCACATTTTTCACTCCTGGAATGTCTAACGCCGAAGCCATGGTGCTTTGCATATTGCTGGCAGAACTCAAACGCAATATCATCATCTACGAAATTAAAGCGGCGAACTTCCTCCTCGCTGAAGTTCACAAAATCAATCGAACCTATCAATTCGCCAGAATCAATAGCGTATAAGTCATCATCCACAAAATTGTCATACATTCCTCCGACGCCGTCTAAATTGTCTTCCAATTCAACCCCATCCCGATTGTCGACATCGGTCTCTGCATGATGGtcatgttctatttcatattcGTGTAACTCATACTCGTCTAACTCCATCCCTACAAATCCTTCACCCTCAACTGATCAAACTCCATGGTCTGCTCCGTCGTACAGTTCTGCTTCGTCGGCAACACGCACGCCCCCATGGATATCTTCATCCCTGGCCACCCTTTGCCAAATAACAACAATACGGTAATTCAGCGAAAGACACAAAATTGGGAGATATCCTTGAACAAAAATTGGCGACATATAAGGAAACAAAAGGGGATATTTATAAATCAAGTGCAGGATAATAATACAATGGGTACCTTCTTTCCATTGATAGAGACGACGACGTCATCAACTACCGAAAACAACCTACAATGAAGATTAGTATCATCGTGGTCAAATGTGAAGTTGTTGGTGAGCTTGGATCCGCCTTAACAGAAGGGTTAATACTAAACACTTTCTCAATCCCAAAAAATCGAGCATTTCATAGATCAAAAACGTCGAATCTCGTCTGATGAGTTGCTGGAATAAGGCGATGCCGAAGCCACCATTGCTAAGTGGGGAGGAGAAGGAGTTAGCTGAGTAGGGAGATTTCAGTCGTTGTCGGTGGTGGAAATAATGGAAGGGGCAGTGCGATTGCGACGGTAGGGGAAGGGGAAGAAGAGAACCTGAACTGGAAGAGGAGGTTAGCGATAGTAATAGTTAACTAAATACTGAGTGTCTAACTAATTTTAACAACTAACTTAAATGtattcattttaaaaaattaaaaaagtgaCCCCTCTATTTTATATGcgattgcaaaaaaaaaaaaccccaaaaaagcaaacatttttattttaatgctTCTTGGCTGACCGGTGCGCCAAATAGCTTTTTGATGTTTCGGTGTACAAACAACTTCTACTTATTGAATCTGTGCTTGTCAAAATTGTGCAAGATAGTTTTAACTTTCGAGACATCTGTATTAAATTGTGATCCCGATTGTTTAATTGATATCACaatgttggatttttttttatcagAAATTAgtactaaaattttagtttctattcctaaaatttcaatattttaatatttctaaaaagtgAGGATATA harbors:
- the LOC107620767 gene encoding protein FAR1-RELATED SEQUENCE 5-like, with the protein product MELDEYELHEYEIEHDHHAETDVDNRDGVELEDNLDGVGGMYDNFVDDDLYAIDSGELIGSIDFVNFSEEEVRRFNFVDDDIAFEFCQQYAKHHGFGVRHSRSEKCGEVRIRQEFVCHRQGYRSPKFYSIPNWQKRPRAETRWGCPTRMHVRMDDKSGHWMSKADIEQMNDMHKEGIGVSRIHDFMAILVGGYHNVPYRTRDIHNYGLDAESCLRYLRECKANDPAPYYKEVVDGEGVLQHLFWCDGTSQIDYQVFGDVVAFDVTYKKNVYLSPLVAFSGVNHHNQMVVFAAALVADEQE